ACTTATTCTTCTTGGACGGGATACGCGCGCGTCGGGAAATGCTATTCGGGAAATAATCGTCGATTCGATGATCCAATCTGGCGTTGAAATCGTCGATCTGGGTGTCTGTCCGACGCCGACGGTTCAATACGAAGTCGAACATCTGAAGGCTGACGGCGGTATCGTCATCACCGCCAGCCATAATCCGATTCCGTGGAACGGTTTGAAATTCATCGGATCGGACGGGCTTTTTCTCGATGCCGATCAAATGCTCAATCTTCAGCGTCGCCGCATCGAAATCGGAAAACAGTCGTCTTTTAAAAAAGCGACGGGCGGCAAACTCACAATATATTCAAGAGCCATTCGGGATCATATCGAAATGGTTCTTCACCTGCCGTGTGTGAATCCCGAAACGATTCGTCGGCGGAAATTTAAGATCGTCGTCGATGCGGTGAACGGAGCGGGATTCTTCGCAATTCCGGAACTTCTTAAAAGTCTCGGTTGTGAAGTCGTTCGCCTGAATTGCGACGGTTCTTTGCCGTTTCCGCACACGCCGGAGCCGTTGCCGGAAAACCTTACCGATCTCATGGCAAGAGTGAAGAGCGAACGCGCCGACCTCGGTTTTGCCGTCGATCCGGACGCCGATCGGCTGGCGATCATTTCCAATGAAGGACTTCCGCTGTCGGAAGAATATACGCTGGTGCTGGCTTCGATATGCGCATTGTCGAAGTCGCAAAGCGCGGAGAAAATCGTCGTCACAAATCTTTCCACGACGATGGCTCTGGATGATGTCGCTCGTCAGTTTGGCGCGACGGTTGTCCGCACGCCGATCGGCGAGATCAATGTCGCCAAGAAAATGCGCGAAATTCATGCGGTCATCGGCGGTGAAGGAAACGGCGGCGTGATTCTGCCGGACGCGCACCTCGGGCGGGATTCGCTCGTCGGTTCCGCGCTGGTTTTACAATTTCTCAGCGAGCAGACGACTCCGATTTCCGAAGTAATGAAATCCATTCCGCGTTATGCGATGATCAAGAAAAAAATTCCGCGAGGCAATCGACCACTCAGCGACTATTTTTCTGATCTGGAAGCGCTCGCCTCAGCCGACTCGGTGAACATGGAAGACGGCATCAAATTCATCTGGAAAGACCGCTGGGTGCATCTGCGTCCGTCAAATACCGAGCCGATAGTACGAATCTACGCCGAAGCGCCGACCCGCGAACTCGCTGAAGTCGTCGCGCAACCTTTTATCCGATTTTTCGAACACATTTCTTGAGAAAGGACACCGATTTGAATTCAACATTTCTAACGATCGTTTCACCTGAAGACGCCGCGAAAAATATCGCCGCGATCATCGACCATACCGCTCTCAAACCGGAAGCGACGCCCGCCGACATCGAAAAATTATGTCAGGAAGCGAAAACCTACGGCTTTGCCGCCGTCTGCGTCAATCCGACTTATGTTAAAATGTGTTCGGAATTACTCGCCGAATCCAGCATTGCCGTCGCATCCGTCGTCGGTTTTCCGCTCGGTGCATCGACGATTCAAATGAAATCCGCCGAAACATCCGAAGCAGTTGAAAACGGTGCGAACGAGATTGATATGGTAATTCCTGTTGGTAGATTGAAATCCGGC
This window of the Candidatus Marinimicrobia bacterium CG08_land_8_20_14_0_20_45_22 genome carries:
- the glmM gene encoding phosphoglucosamine mutase, encoding MFYRSYMLIESLSGVRATDDELTEKFVHSYCLVFAETGDKKLILLGRDTRASGNAIREIIVDSMIQSGVEIVDLGVCPTPTVQYEVEHLKADGGIVITASHNPIPWNGLKFIGSDGLFLDADQMLNLQRRRIEIGKQSSFKKATGGKLTIYSRAIRDHIEMVLHLPCVNPETIRRRKFKIVVDAVNGAGFFAIPELLKSLGCEVVRLNCDGSLPFPHTPEPLPENLTDLMARVKSERADLGFAVDPDADRLAIISNEGLPLSEEYTLVLASICALSKSQSAEKIVVTNLSTTMALDDVARQFGATVVRTPIGEINVAKKMREIHAVIGGEGNGGVILPDAHLGRDSLVGSALVLQFLSEQTTPISEVMKSIPRYAMIKKKIPRGNRPLSDYFSDLEALASADSVNMEDGIKFIWKDRWVHLRPSNTEPIVRIYAEAPTRELAEVVAQPFIRFFEHIS